One window of the Funiculus sociatus GB2-C1 genome contains the following:
- a CDS encoding beta-1,6-N-acetylglucosaminyltransferase: protein MKIAYLIQTYKNPEQIYRLVHIIKKSSPDSFVLVSHNFAASNLNVELLENLPDVKVVSAIGGRGNFALVQAYLEAIDWLLNHKIEFDWLINITGQDYPTQPLPEIEKFLAETTYDGFFDYFNVLSEKCTWGAKDGRDRYFYQYWWSGIELAKWQRGLLKPLRLFINNIQPWLRIDFSYGLIVGMRSLSTPFNENFLCYGGSYFKTISRNCVQYIHEFCQQHPELIDYYKKTRLPDESFIQTILINSGLFNFYPRNMRYIDWTNSRHGHPAILTIDYYPKLIRDDIYFARKFEIDRDSKILDKLDERIMQTTVQGSYSK from the coding sequence ATGAAGATTGCCTACCTTATCCAAACCTACAAGAATCCAGAGCAAATCTATAGGCTAGTTCACATTATTAAAAAGTCGAGTCCTGACTCTTTCGTACTGGTGAGCCATAATTTTGCTGCTAGTAATTTAAATGTAGAACTTTTAGAAAATTTGCCTGATGTTAAAGTTGTGAGTGCTATAGGGGGGAGAGGTAACTTTGCCTTAGTTCAAGCTTATTTAGAAGCGATTGATTGGCTGTTGAACCACAAAATTGAATTTGACTGGCTAATTAATATCACAGGTCAAGATTATCCTACTCAACCGCTTCCTGAAATTGAGAAATTTCTGGCAGAAACCACGTATGATGGCTTTTTTGATTATTTTAACGTCCTTTCAGAAAAATGTACGTGGGGGGCGAAGGATGGACGCGATCGCTACTTCTATCAATACTGGTGGTCAGGCATAGAGTTAGCCAAATGGCAACGAGGTTTACTCAAGCCTCTTCGACTGTTTATCAATAATATTCAACCTTGGCTCCGGATTGATTTTTCTTATGGATTGATCGTGGGAATGCGCTCCCTTTCAACTCCATTTAATGAGAATTTTTTATGTTACGGTGGCTCTTACTTTAAAACCATTTCTAGAAATTGCGTTCAATATATCCATGAATTTTGCCAGCAACATCCTGAATTGATCGACTACTACAAAAAAACCCGCCTTCCTGATGAATCCTTTATCCAAACTATCTTAATCAATAGTGGCTTATTCAACTTCTACCCACGCAATATGCGCTACATTGATTGGACAAACAGCCGCCACGGACATCCCGCTATTCTTACCATTGACTATTATCCAAAGTTAATTAGAGACGATATTTACTTTGCCAGAAAGTTTGAAATAGATCGAGACAGTAAGATTTTAGATAAGCTCGATGAAAGAATCATGCAAACTACTGTACAAGGTTCGTACTCAAAATGA
- a CDS encoding glycosyltransferase family 2 protein — translation MKKVSVIIPVYGVEKYIAATVKSVLEQTYKDFELLIIDDGSPDRSVEICKQFTDSRIKIIRQPNQGVCAARNTGIRHAQGEYLAFLDGDDLWLPEKLEKHIEHLENSPNVGLSFSRSAFIDEAGQPLGIYQMPKLKEITPPLILCRNPIGNGSVPVIRREVFEAIKFQDCHKKDCYFDEHLRHFEDVECWLRIALKTNLEAEGIPEALTMYRVNSGGASTNFLKQLEDLEKVLEKTRSYAPDLIAQHGNRAKAYELRKLARWAVRLKAAPTAVDMAHRALSIHWRIILEEPRRTLLTLGAVYSLWLLPQPLYRQMENFALKMTGASQKRRILQDKSRQVA, via the coding sequence ATGAAAAAAGTTTCTGTCATTATTCCAGTTTACGGAGTCGAAAAATATATAGCTGCTACAGTGAAATCTGTTCTAGAGCAAACTTATAAAGATTTTGAACTGCTGATTATCGATGATGGTTCCCCTGACCGAAGTGTAGAAATTTGTAAGCAATTTACAGACTCCAGAATTAAAATTATTCGCCAACCAAATCAAGGAGTATGCGCCGCTCGTAATACAGGAATTCGCCACGCGCAGGGAGAATATCTGGCTTTCTTAGATGGGGACGATCTGTGGTTGCCAGAAAAGCTAGAGAAACATATTGAACATCTGGAAAACTCACCTAATGTTGGACTAAGTTTTAGCCGATCTGCTTTTATCGATGAAGCGGGACAACCCTTGGGTATCTATCAAATGCCTAAGCTTAAAGAAATTACGCCACCCCTAATACTCTGTCGCAACCCAATCGGAAATGGTTCGGTTCCAGTGATTCGGCGAGAAGTTTTTGAAGCAATTAAGTTTCAAGATTGTCATAAAAAAGATTGTTATTTTGATGAGCACTTACGACATTTCGAAGATGTCGAATGCTGGCTTCGTATTGCCTTGAAAACAAATTTGGAAGCAGAAGGAATTCCTGAAGCTTTAACGATGTACCGAGTCAATTCTGGAGGGGCTTCAACAAACTTTCTGAAGCAATTAGAAGACTTAGAAAAGGTGCTAGAAAAAACCCGATCCTACGCTCCAGATTTGATTGCTCAGCATGGAAACCGTGCCAAAGCTTATGAGTTGCGGAAGCTAGCCCGATGGGCAGTACGTTTAAAAGCCGCTCCAACTGCTGTGGATATGGCTCATCGAGCTTTATCTATCCACTGGCGCATTATTCTTGAGGAGCCACGCCGGACACTTTTAACGTTGGGGGCTGTTTATTCCCTCTGGTTGTTGCCACAACCACTCTACCGCCAAATGGAAAACTTTGCTTTAAAGATGACAGGAGCTTCCCAAAAACGCCGCATTCTTCAAGATAAATCCCGACAAGTAGCCTAA
- a CDS encoding lipopolysaccharide biosynthesis protein, whose product MQTILAIVPKLKKKLSNPFIRNIGWMGMSELVPRILRIGVIVVLARYLTSYDYGLGAIVLTVGDFTRVFTNVGINAQIIQTDKEKEDLNGLCNSAYWLNWLIYFALFAIQCILAFPISWFYKEPRLILPICVGAIGYLFWPTAAIQCALIQRENRLKICAINNLTMTSISYVSSAVIAYLGMGVWAFVLPGLLTSPIAVFIYRHNHAWRPTKGITTKYWKELLSFGKNILGVEFLKTLRNSLDYLIVGRFLGVKELGIYFFGFNGGLGVSLSIINAISSSVYPHLCAARSNKFELKKRYLESIKVISFVIVPLVILQSSLAPFYVPVIFGQKWVVAIPILIVICLSAIPRPFADTSAKLLVAIGKPNLEFRWNIVFTGMFIGALFMGIHWGAIGVAISVFLVHVICLPLFTFWATRYVFPKNLSI is encoded by the coding sequence ATGCAGACCATATTAGCCATTGTTCCTAAGCTAAAAAAGAAGCTGTCTAACCCTTTCATCCGCAATATTGGGTGGATGGGTATGTCAGAGCTAGTTCCTCGAATTTTGCGTATAGGAGTAATTGTTGTTTTAGCACGCTATCTAACTTCTTACGATTACGGTTTGGGAGCAATTGTTTTGACGGTTGGGGATTTTACACGGGTGTTCACCAACGTAGGCATTAATGCACAGATTATTCAAACTGATAAAGAAAAAGAAGACTTAAACGGCTTATGTAACTCAGCATATTGGTTAAACTGGTTAATTTATTTCGCGTTATTTGCAATCCAGTGTATTCTAGCTTTTCCTATTTCTTGGTTTTATAAAGAGCCTCGGCTTATTTTACCAATATGTGTCGGAGCAATAGGTTATTTATTTTGGCCTACAGCTGCTATACAGTGTGCGCTTATTCAGAGAGAAAATAGATTAAAAATTTGTGCAATTAATAATCTAACTATGACTTCTATTAGTTATGTTTCATCTGCTGTAATTGCTTATTTAGGTATGGGTGTGTGGGCATTTGTACTGCCTGGACTTTTAACTTCTCCTATTGCAGTTTTCATTTATCGTCATAACCATGCCTGGCGTCCAACTAAGGGAATAACAACAAAGTATTGGAAAGAGCTTCTTAGCTTCGGTAAAAATATCCTCGGTGTTGAATTTCTAAAAACACTGAGAAATAGCTTAGATTATTTAATAGTTGGGCGCTTCTTAGGAGTTAAAGAATTAGGAATATATTTCTTTGGCTTCAATGGAGGGTTAGGCGTTAGTTTAAGTATTATTAACGCTATTAGTTCCTCTGTATATCCTCATTTATGTGCAGCACGTTCAAACAAGTTTGAATTGAAGAAGCGTTATTTGGAAAGCATCAAAGTTATTAGTTTTGTTATTGTCCCCTTAGTTATTCTACAGTCTAGCTTAGCTCCTTTCTACGTACCTGTTATTTTTGGGCAAAAATGGGTGGTGGCTATCCCAATTTTGATTGTGATTTGCCTATCAGCAATTCCAAGACCTTTTGCCGATACATCTGCGAAACTGTTGGTGGCTATTGGTAAACCTAACTTAGAATTTCGTTGGAACATAGTGTTTACTGGTATGTTTATTGGCGCACTATTTATGGGAATTCACTGGGGAGCTATTGGAGTAGCTATATCGGTTTTTCTGGTTCACGTAATTTGCCTGCCTTTGTTTACATTTTGGGCTACACGTTATGTTTTTCCTAAAAATTTAAGTATTTAA
- a CDS encoding glycosyltransferase family 2 protein has product MPAISVIIPAYNAERTILKTIESVLQQTYCNFELIVINDGSTDGTLELIGTVQDPRLKVFSYSNGGLPVARNRGISHATGEFITFIDADDLWTRDKLDLQLRALQEHPQAGVAYSWTRFMDDKGEYFHGGRSVVFEGNVYRDLLLGNFIDSGSNVMLRREAIASVGEFDPTLKSCEDWEYWLRLAARWHFVVVPKPQIFYRQSSGAMSSKVEVMEKYHLIVIERAFQEAPLELQPLKNQSIANVYQFLAHLCLTRISNADGAKQAAQKLQKAISLRPRILLDRSAQALTIKLLLIRVLSPIIASYLLQIISKIRATPIQGSKEDKAFVSS; this is encoded by the coding sequence ATGCCAGCCATATCTGTTATTATTCCTGCTTACAATGCTGAACGCACGATTCTAAAAACTATTGAATCGGTGTTACAACAAACTTATTGTAACTTTGAGCTGATTGTAATTAATGATGGCTCTACCGATGGGACTTTAGAATTGATTGGTACGGTGCAAGACCCTCGTCTCAAAGTGTTTTCATATAGTAACGGAGGTCTACCAGTAGCTCGCAATCGTGGTATTTCGCATGCTACTGGAGAATTTATTACATTTATTGATGCTGATGACTTATGGACACGCGATAAGTTAGATCTACAGCTCCGAGCATTGCAAGAGCATCCTCAGGCTGGAGTTGCTTATAGCTGGACTCGCTTTATGGATGACAAAGGGGAATATTTTCATGGAGGTAGGTCTGTAGTCTTTGAAGGTAATGTTTATCGAGATTTGTTACTGGGAAATTTCATAGATAGCGGCTCCAATGTTATGCTCCGCAGGGAAGCGATCGCATCTGTAGGAGAGTTTGATCCGACTCTGAAATCTTGTGAAGACTGGGAATACTGGCTACGGTTAGCTGCTCGTTGGCATTTTGTTGTAGTTCCTAAACCACAAATTTTTTACCGACAATCTTCAGGGGCAATGTCATCCAAAGTTGAGGTGATGGAAAAATATCATTTAATTGTAATTGAGAGAGCATTTCAAGAGGCTCCACTGGAATTACAACCCCTCAAGAATCAGAGCATAGCTAATGTCTATCAGTTCTTGGCGCACCTATGCTTGACACGTATTTCAAATGCTGACGGAGCTAAGCAGGCTGCTCAGAAATTACAAAAAGCCATTAGCCTGCGTCCACGAATTTTGCTAGATAGAAGCGCTCAAGCTTTAACTATCAAGCTGCTATTGATTCGAGTCCTCTCACCTATAATTGCTAGTTATCTGCTCCAGATTATTAGCAAAATTCGCGCTACCCCTATTCAAGGCTCTAAGGAGGATAAAGCTTTCGTATCTTCCTAA
- a CDS encoding glycosyltransferase family 4 protein, whose translation MHIIVLEQEPSSRRGGQERSLLRLCSELSQRGHIISLLYTIEGDLVAQYQNFGAHVIKLSWFTVYQKQFIFRFLTGLWKATWILNTSKDSIVLCNQYQDSLFGRLLALSKNVPFVCYLRIPPPEPPSTNVEWQWNIGLKGVKQFIAVSHKTKLDWVSSGFKEERIDVVHNGVSPEVFKPAKDFYAIRKEWNIPEDMRLISYVGRLDKEKGLETLIKAFALLLKSGISARLLIAGKPLIRGEEYKKSLEKLVSDLGIEKYVSFLGHVDNATSVYQVSDITVLPSLWSEPFGRTVIESMACGTPVVASRTGGIPEILTGEFQSGLFKTGDERDLTDTLIQMINWRDKNAQLGKRCREHVLSQFTVDRTVDGVEKVILKVIEDTAALTADPA comes from the coding sequence ATGCACATTATTGTTTTAGAGCAGGAACCCTCTTCTCGCCGAGGCGGGCAGGAACGAAGCCTGTTACGTCTTTGCTCTGAGCTATCTCAACGCGGACATATTATCAGTCTGCTTTATACGATAGAAGGGGACTTAGTGGCGCAGTATCAAAATTTTGGCGCCCATGTAATCAAGCTTAGCTGGTTTACAGTTTATCAAAAGCAATTTATTTTTAGGTTCCTAACTGGTCTTTGGAAGGCTACTTGGATACTTAATACAAGTAAAGATAGTATTGTTCTGTGCAATCAGTATCAAGATAGTCTTTTTGGTCGCCTTTTGGCTTTATCCAAAAATGTTCCCTTTGTTTGTTATCTCCGTATACCTCCACCTGAACCCCCAAGTACAAATGTTGAATGGCAGTGGAACATTGGACTTAAGGGCGTAAAGCAGTTTATTGCAGTCTCCCACAAAACTAAGCTGGATTGGGTTAGCAGCGGCTTTAAAGAAGAAAGAATTGATGTTGTACATAACGGGGTTAGCCCGGAAGTATTCAAACCTGCAAAGGATTTTTATGCAATCAGGAAAGAATGGAATATTCCCGAAGATATGAGATTAATTTCGTATGTCGGCAGGCTAGATAAAGAAAAGGGGCTGGAAACGCTGATTAAAGCCTTTGCCTTACTGCTGAAAAGTGGTATTAGCGCTAGGCTATTAATTGCTGGTAAACCTTTAATCCGAGGTGAGGAATACAAAAAATCCTTGGAAAAGCTAGTAAGCGATTTGGGTATAGAAAAGTATGTGAGCTTTCTTGGTCATGTAGATAATGCTACGTCTGTTTATCAAGTCAGCGATATAACAGTCCTGCCCAGCCTATGGTCTGAACCCTTTGGAAGAACGGTTATTGAGTCAATGGCTTGTGGAACTCCTGTGGTAGCAAGTCGAACTGGAGGCATTCCGGAGATATTGACAGGAGAGTTTCAAAGTGGACTGTTTAAGACCGGAGATGAACGAGATTTAACAGATACTTTAATCCAGATGATCAATTGGAGAGATAAAAATGCTCAGCTAGGTAAGAGATGTCGCGAACATGTTTTATCTCAATTCACTGTAGACAGAACGGTTGACGGGGTTGAAAAAGTAATACTGAAGGTTATTGAAGATACAGCAGCCCTAACGGCTGACCCAGCTTAA